One Bdellovibrio sp. ArHS genomic region harbors:
- a CDS encoding DUF333 domain-containing protein, whose protein sequence is MKHFIILLSFFSLNFSAFAGPIVISGGGNPAAILCKKLGGLNKTVQVSNGQLGLCSFGEAQISAWTLFHAVKNGKNMQAVSTLLGNSAPDCEHFGGNIEIGILTGTNTEVSLCQFPDGSHIGLKTLQSGPQAPANQRLIEALNL, encoded by the coding sequence ATGAAACATTTTATCATTCTGCTTAGTTTCTTCTCTTTGAATTTTTCAGCATTCGCCGGACCGATTGTGATCTCTGGTGGCGGAAACCCCGCAGCGATTCTTTGTAAAAAACTGGGCGGTCTCAATAAAACCGTTCAGGTTTCTAATGGCCAGTTGGGTCTTTGCTCTTTCGGTGAAGCTCAGATCTCCGCATGGACACTATTTCACGCCGTCAAGAATGGCAAAAACATGCAAGCCGTCAGCACACTGCTTGGGAATTCGGCACCTGACTGTGAGCACTTCGGCGGAAACATCGAAATTGGCATTCTTACGGGCACAAACACCGAGGTTTCTCTTTGTCAGTTTCCCGATGGCTCTCACATTGGTTTAAAGACGTTGCAGTCCGGCCCTCAAGCTCCCGCGAATCAACGTCTTATTGAAGCTTTAAATTTATAA
- a CDS encoding poly-gamma-glutamate hydrolase family protein encodes MPAKAFTIFYFLISSMSFAGQSSWTSLFTTPSGDKYENFLALKKSEVEGVDFQTVKEYVGSSVTIIAPHAGRIELGTSEITRAVARNSLNLYLFEGIKKSGNFELHITSDHFDEPQALALMRVSTLGISIHGFKDDNASSIAIGGANKIVAERLAVVLQKLGFDVEFPSRRFKGENLENIVNRAITNGVQLEISSKLRAELLNDSAKMNAFAKGIRSAIGAT; translated from the coding sequence ATGCCAGCCAAAGCTTTCACAATATTTTATTTCTTAATTTCATCAATGAGTTTTGCGGGACAGAGCTCTTGGACTTCGTTATTCACCACGCCCTCCGGCGATAAATACGAAAATTTTTTAGCGCTTAAAAAATCGGAAGTAGAGGGTGTCGATTTTCAAACAGTAAAGGAATATGTCGGTAGCTCGGTTACGATTATTGCGCCTCATGCGGGTCGAATTGAACTTGGAACAAGCGAAATCACACGTGCTGTGGCCAGAAACTCACTCAATCTCTATTTATTTGAGGGAATTAAAAAATCCGGAAATTTCGAATTACATATCACGAGTGATCATTTTGATGAACCGCAAGCTTTGGCTTTAATGAGAGTCAGTACGTTGGGCATTTCAATACATGGGTTTAAAGATGATAATGCGAGCTCCATCGCTATAGGTGGTGCTAATAAAATCGTTGCCGAGCGGCTAGCAGTTGTACTTCAAAAGCTCGGATTCGACGTTGAGTTCCCGAGCCGTCGTTTTAAAGGCGAAAATCTCGAGAATATAGTCAATAGAGCCATAACCAATGGAGTACAGCTGGAGATATCTTCGAAACTACGGGCTGAACTGCTGAACGACTCTGCAAAAATGAATGCCTTCGCTAAAGGAATAAGATCCGCTATCGGCGCAACTTAG